One stretch of Bacteroidales bacterium DNA includes these proteins:
- a CDS encoding diphosphomevalonate decarboxylase: MMTHSGKVTWRSPSNIAVVKYWGKKGIQLPANSSISMTLSKCYTETTIQYSQKVNSGTPSFSFLFNGEKNINFEERAGRFLEAAVKELPSLKHLHLSIESSNSFPHSAGIASSASSISALSLCFCSINRLVTNPQEDEKAFFRRASHLARLGSGSACRSVYGGWVLWGKNDEIPDSSDNYAIALSKEPHNIFNDFYDAILIVSSGIKKVTSSDGHKLMESNPFKDTKFKTGNLNAIKLVNALKEGDEQLFRIIAENEAMNLHAMFLTSDPFYVLIKPETLQIIDRLTKFRQSSGLEFSFTLDAGPNIHLLYPAIARERIVSFIKSDLISFCENGIWIDDRIGKGPELVN, from the coding sequence ATGATGACTCATTCAGGAAAAGTCACATGGAGAAGTCCATCAAATATTGCAGTAGTAAAATACTGGGGGAAGAAAGGAATTCAGTTGCCAGCGAATTCTTCGATAAGTATGACCCTGTCTAAGTGTTATACGGAGACAACTATTCAATATTCGCAAAAAGTCAATTCAGGAACTCCTTCATTCAGCTTTTTGTTTAATGGTGAGAAGAATATAAATTTTGAAGAAAGAGCAGGCAGGTTCCTTGAAGCAGCAGTAAAAGAGCTGCCCTCACTGAAACATCTTCACCTGAGTATTGAATCGTCCAATTCATTCCCTCACTCGGCAGGTATCGCCTCATCGGCTTCATCAATAAGTGCGCTGTCACTATGTTTTTGTTCTATCAACAGATTAGTGACTAATCCGCAGGAGGATGAAAAGGCATTTTTCAGAAGAGCGTCCCATTTGGCAAGACTTGGTTCAGGGAGTGCCTGCAGATCAGTTTACGGAGGCTGGGTACTCTGGGGTAAGAATGATGAGATACCAGACTCATCAGATAATTATGCAATTGCATTGTCAAAAGAACCTCACAATATTTTCAATGACTTTTATGATGCGATCCTCATTGTCAGCTCGGGGATAAAGAAAGTAACAAGCAGTGATGGACATAAATTGATGGAATCGAATCCATTTAAAGATACAAAATTCAAAACAGGAAATCTTAATGCAATAAAGCTCGTCAATGCATTAAAGGAAGGAGATGAACAACTTTTCAGAATTATCGCTGAAAATGAAGCTATGAATCTGCATGCAATGTTTCTCACATCAGATCCTTTTTATGTTCTTATTAAGCCAGAGACTCTTCAAATCATAGACAGACTAACTAAGTTCAGACAATCATCAGGACTTGAATTCAGTTTCACACTAGATGCAGGTCCCAATATCCATTTGTTGTACCCTGCAATTGCCAGGGAAAGAATAGTATCATTTATTAAATCTGATCTTATATCTTTTTGTGAAAATGGTATCTGGATAGACGACCGGATAGGAAAAGGTCCGGAATTAGTCAATTAA
- a CDS encoding GNAT family N-acetyltransferase, which translates to MQIVEVLSKHDRREFIDFPKRLYKKDPFWVCQLDSALESVFDPATNFTFKHGEAVRWILRDDNGHVIGRVAAFIDRVRSAANSQPTGGLGYFEVIENRDAAFLLFDTARGWLSKRGMAAMDGPVNFGENDNNWGLLVDGFVQQGFGMPYHKKYYRAFFEEYGFKNYFEQYSYHREIRNADKEIVMFPERIMKIAEWLSKRPGYSFRHFEFRNKDKYVNDIVEIYNSTWSVFKEDFTPLDPAFLEESLKKAKYVVDEDLIWFAYFNDRPIAFFILFPDLNQILKHFNGSINPFNMLRFLYFRAAHKMTRMRAIVGGVHPSYQNSGVESAIFLQLYGEFKKKPWFKELELSWVGDYNPKMIAIYEALGAKKAKTHITYRYFINKDLPFKRYKEEMSENQGLNLDIQHNKQ; encoded by the coding sequence ATGCAGATAGTTGAGGTCTTGTCAAAACACGACAGAAGAGAATTTATTGATTTCCCCAAAAGGTTATATAAGAAAGATCCTTTCTGGGTTTGCCAGCTCGATTCTGCACTTGAATCTGTCTTTGATCCGGCAACGAACTTTACATTTAAACATGGTGAGGCTGTCAGATGGATACTAAGAGATGATAATGGACATGTTATCGGCAGGGTGGCGGCTTTCATCGACAGGGTCAGATCAGCTGCAAACAGTCAGCCTACAGGTGGTCTCGGATACTTTGAAGTGATCGAAAACCGTGATGCCGCTTTTTTACTTTTTGATACTGCCCGCGGTTGGCTGTCAAAACGCGGAATGGCGGCAATGGATGGTCCTGTTAACTTTGGTGAGAACGATAATAACTGGGGACTTCTTGTTGATGGATTCGTGCAGCAGGGTTTTGGAATGCCCTACCACAAAAAGTATTATCGTGCTTTTTTTGAGGAGTATGGATTCAAAAACTATTTTGAACAGTACTCATATCACAGGGAAATAAGAAATGCAGATAAGGAAATAGTGATGTTTCCTGAGAGGATAATGAAAATTGCCGAATGGCTTTCAAAACGCCCGGGCTATTCCTTTCGTCATTTTGAATTCAGAAACAAGGATAAGTATGTAAATGATATAGTTGAAATATACAATTCCACATGGTCGGTCTTTAAGGAAGATTTTACACCTCTTGATCCGGCTTTTCTTGAGGAATCGCTGAAAAAGGCAAAATATGTTGTTGATGAGGATCTCATATGGTTTGCATACTTTAATGACAGACCTATTGCATTTTTTATCCTGTTTCCCGATCTGAATCAGATTCTGAAACATTTCAATGGCAGCATCAATCCGTTTAATATGCTGAGATTCCTCTATTTCAGGGCTGCTCATAAGATGACACGTATGAGGGCAATAGTAGGAGGTGTGCATCCTTCATACCAGAACAGCGGCGTTGAATCAGCAATTTTTTTGCAGCTCTACGGTGAATTTAAGAAGAAACCATGGTTCAAAGAGCTGGAGCTGTCATGGGTTGGAGATTATAATCCCAAAATGATAGCAATCTACGAAGCACTGGGAGCAAAAAAGGCTAAAACACATATTACGTACAGATATTTCATTAATAAAGACCTTCCTTTTAAAAGATATAAGGAGGAGATGTCTGAAAATCAGGGACTTAATTTGGATATTCAACATAATAAGCAATAA
- a CDS encoding methylcrotonoyl-CoA carboxylase, with the protein MLVLKSSVKNHSEEFKANYKYNKSLYKNIQDITDTVREKRDDKIVAQHKKRGKLLAHERIKLLIDKESDFLEFSPLAAYQKYSNRFPGAGIITGLGIIHGRETIIIANDATVKGGTYVYETIKKHLRAQEIALQNNIPVVYLIDSGGIYLPEQANVYPDKDHFGKIFYNQAVLSAERIPQVSVVMGFCTAGGAYIPAMSDESIIVKDTGSIFLAGPPLVEAATGEIVTIEELGGAFVHTSISGVADHFAENEEHALSLCRDIFQHFNKTQKQHLDRIDPKEPQYPVNEIYGLIPLSSKKAINIYEVIARLVDGSRLQEFKANYGKTIVTGFARIEGYNIGIIANNGILFSESTLKATHFIELCCSRNIPIVFLQNIAGFMVGKEYEHKGIAKDGAKMIQAVANANVPKFTIIIGTSSGAGNYAMAGRAFNSNLLFIWPNSRITVMGGEQASHVLESIRLKNGNNNLSADDNEILKQKILKDFDTESSSLYSTSRIWDDGIIDPADTRKVLAAAISMSLNRQFPEPKTGVYRM; encoded by the coding sequence ATGTTGGTACTAAAATCCTCTGTAAAAAATCATTCTGAAGAATTTAAGGCTAACTATAAGTATAACAAATCTTTATATAAGAATATTCAGGACATTACAGACACAGTTCGTGAAAAAAGAGATGACAAGATAGTAGCACAGCACAAAAAGAGAGGGAAATTGTTGGCTCATGAAAGAATAAAGCTGCTGATTGATAAAGAGAGTGATTTTCTGGAATTCTCCCCTCTTGCGGCATATCAGAAATACAGCAACCGGTTTCCGGGAGCCGGTATTATAACCGGATTGGGTATTATACATGGCCGGGAAACTATAATTATTGCCAACGATGCTACAGTTAAAGGAGGAACATATGTTTATGAAACCATTAAAAAACACCTCAGGGCACAGGAAATTGCTTTGCAGAACAATATTCCGGTTGTATATCTGATTGATTCGGGTGGTATATACTTACCTGAACAGGCGAATGTATATCCGGATAAGGATCATTTTGGAAAGATATTTTATAATCAGGCGGTTTTATCGGCTGAACGAATACCACAGGTCTCTGTTGTTATGGGCTTCTGTACAGCAGGTGGCGCTTATATTCCGGCAATGAGTGATGAAAGCATAATTGTTAAAGATACAGGTTCAATATTTCTTGCCGGACCACCTCTGGTAGAGGCCGCCACCGGCGAAATAGTGACAATTGAGGAACTGGGCGGGGCATTTGTCCATACATCAATTTCTGGCGTAGCCGATCATTTTGCAGAAAATGAAGAACATGCCCTGTCCTTATGCAGGGACATTTTTCAACATTTTAATAAAACTCAAAAACAGCATCTCGACAGAATTGATCCCAAGGAACCACAATATCCTGTTAATGAGATTTATGGACTTATCCCCTTAAGCAGTAAAAAGGCAATAAATATCTATGAAGTTATTGCAAGACTGGTTGACGGCAGCCGATTACAGGAATTTAAAGCAAACTATGGAAAAACAATTGTAACCGGCTTCGCAAGGATAGAGGGGTATAATATTGGTATCATCGCCAATAATGGTATACTTTTCTCTGAATCAACTCTGAAGGCAACTCATTTTATTGAATTGTGCTGCAGCAGAAACATCCCGATAGTATTTCTTCAGAATATTGCCGGTTTCATGGTAGGTAAAGAATATGAACACAAAGGCATCGCAAAGGACGGTGCAAAAATGATACAAGCAGTTGCGAATGCGAATGTACCAAAATTTACTATCATCATAGGCACATCCTCCGGTGCCGGAAATTATGCAATGGCGGGAAGGGCATTCAACTCCAACCTGCTATTTATCTGGCCGAATTCGAGAATTACAGTAATGGGCGGGGAACAAGCGTCGCATGTATTAGAAAGTATCAGATTAAAGAACGGAAATAATAATCTTTCTGCAGACGACAATGAAATTCTGAAACAGAAAATCCTTAAGGATTTTGATACTGAGAGTTCCTCATTATACAGCACATCGAGAATCTGGGACGATGGAATAATTGATCCTGCTGATACGAGGAAAGTTCTGGCTGCAGCTATATCAATGTCACTGAACAGGCAATTCCCCGAACCAAAGACAGGGGTTTACAGAATGTAA
- a CDS encoding enoyl-CoA hydratase/isomerase family protein, protein MSDFTRIETEIKEKQITVWLNQPEIGNALNPPLIEELIKVFKWVSTQDNIMVIILRGKGNSFCSGADLNWMINSGENDYQVCYSDSEKLAECFQIIYQSDKVVINLVHGNVFGGALGFTGVADFTFAVRGTRFCLPELRLGLIPSVILPYLLTKIRPSDLKYLTFTSGEFTAEEAYDRGFIDFLCNSNAEMEISSDDLIQKINSVSAYALTEAKLLFRDFNKILINPENIENTVRTITRLKMSEDSRERMSAFLTRKQNLKNIKLK, encoded by the coding sequence ATGTCTGATTTTACAAGAATCGAAACTGAAATAAAGGAGAAACAAATCACTGTTTGGTTAAATCAACCGGAGATTGGAAATGCACTCAATCCACCCCTTATTGAAGAATTAATTAAAGTCTTCAAATGGGTAAGCACTCAGGATAATATAATGGTAATCATCCTGAGAGGGAAAGGGAATTCATTTTGTTCAGGGGCAGATTTAAACTGGATGATAAATTCAGGAGAAAATGATTATCAGGTTTGTTATAGTGACAGCGAAAAACTAGCTGAGTGCTTTCAGATTATTTATCAATCTGATAAAGTTGTCATTAATCTTGTTCATGGAAATGTTTTTGGAGGGGCACTTGGATTCACGGGTGTGGCTGATTTTACTTTTGCAGTAAGAGGAACGAGATTCTGTTTGCCTGAGTTACGCTTAGGGTTAATACCATCGGTTATACTGCCATATTTGCTTACCAAAATCAGACCTTCAGATTTAAAATACCTGACTTTCACTTCCGGAGAATTTACTGCTGAAGAAGCATATGACAGAGGATTTATTGATTTCCTGTGCAATAGTAACGCTGAAATGGAAATCAGTTCTGATGACTTAATTCAAAAAATAAATTCTGTATCAGCTTATGCCCTTACAGAAGCAAAACTTTTATTCAGGGATTTTAACAAGATTCTAATTAATCCTGAAAATATTGAGAATACAGTCAGGACTATCACCAGATTAAAGATGTCAGAGGATTCGAGGGAAAGGATGTCTGCATTTCTAACCAGAAAACAAAATTTGAAAAATATTAAACTTAAATGA
- a CDS encoding acyl-CoA dehydrogenase family protein — MQNKIYSHPLFTEHHIGFRSKIRSFAEHEIRPLAAKLDEDASFSAHLTRRLGEMGLLGISIPKEYGGQNLDTLSYIIAVEELARVDSSQAATVAAHNSLGIAPIYNHGTAEQKSRYLPGLTSGENLWAFGLTEAEAGSDVTRIKTKAELESGKWNINGSKLFITNSASGHSAGITVLAITGENNNKKEFSAILIEKGSEGYFAEPITNKMVWRAVDTGKLTFSNCRVPEGNLLGKRGEGIHIMLETIDSGRLSIAAIGLGLAQGAFEMALEYAKKRNQFEQPIGKFQSIAFKLAEMEMKLELARNTLYNACWKKDSKLPFSKEAAVIKLYCSEIAKEIADEAVQIHGAYGLMKNNDIERFYRDQRILQIGEGTSEILKVLISRHLGL; from the coding sequence ATGCAGAACAAAATATACTCTCACCCACTATTTACAGAACACCATATTGGATTCAGATCAAAGATCAGATCTTTTGCAGAGCATGAGATAAGACCATTAGCAGCGAAGCTCGATGAGGATGCCTCATTTTCGGCACACCTGACCAGACGTCTTGGAGAAATGGGATTATTAGGTATTTCGATCCCAAAGGAATATGGTGGTCAGAATCTGGATACTCTTTCATATATTATTGCAGTAGAAGAACTTGCCAGAGTTGACAGTTCTCAGGCAGCAACTGTGGCAGCACATAACTCACTTGGTATCGCACCTATTTATAATCACGGAACTGCAGAACAGAAGTCCAGGTATTTGCCTGGTCTAACCAGCGGTGAGAATCTCTGGGCTTTCGGATTAACTGAAGCTGAGGCCGGATCTGATGTAACACGGATTAAAACAAAGGCTGAGCTTGAGAGCGGAAAATGGAATATAAATGGATCAAAACTGTTTATCACCAACTCAGCATCAGGACACTCAGCCGGGATCACAGTCTTAGCAATTACAGGAGAGAATAACAACAAGAAAGAGTTCTCTGCCATTTTGATTGAAAAAGGCAGCGAAGGGTACTTTGCAGAACCTATCACCAATAAGATGGTATGGAGAGCTGTTGATACAGGGAAACTAACATTCAGTAATTGCAGGGTTCCAGAGGGTAACTTACTGGGCAAGAGAGGTGAAGGCATTCACATAATGCTTGAAACAATAGATTCAGGCAGACTTTCTATTGCTGCAATAGGATTAGGTCTGGCACAGGGTGCATTTGAGATGGCATTGGAATATGCGAAAAAAAGAAACCAGTTCGAACAGCCGATCGGAAAGTTCCAATCAATAGCTTTCAAACTCGCTGAAATGGAAATGAAGCTTGAACTGGCCCGAAACACACTCTATAATGCATGTTGGAAAAAAGACTCAAAACTGCCTTTTTCAAAAGAGGCAGCAGTAATCAAATTATACTGTTCGGAAATTGCCAAAGAAATAGCAGATGAGGCAGTCCAGATACATGGAGCCTATGGCTTAATGAAAAACAATGATATAGAGAGGTTTTACCGTGACCAGAGGATACTTCAGATTGGTGAAGGCACTTCAGAAATTCTGAAGGTTTTGATTTCCAGACATCTGGGTCTGTAA
- a CDS encoding hydroxymethylglutaryl-CoA reductase, degradative: MQVISGFSKLSLSAKTDILVKNIPLDRYQTEILKAFQEDYKGFGSIIQDLSENYISNYVLPFGIAPNFRINDKLYFVPMVTEESSVLAAASFAAKFWSLNGGFTSEVKGTKKSGQIYFSWHGDIEKLQKLFNQLKETLKASVKHFTENMEKRGGGITGITLNKNKYRTDDYHVIDVDFETADSMGANLINTCLETMGSELISFIRRNFSESEDNAEVIMAILSNYTPDCLVECKAECDISQLSQISGHLSPEQFALKFMKAVQIADENVSRAVTHNKGIFNGIDAVLLATANDFRAAEACGHAYAAREGKYRSLSSIELHKNRFIYSLRVPLSLGTVGGATSVHPMARLALQIMHNPSAGELMQIAASAGLANNFSAVRSLITDGIQKGHMKLHLNNILNQFNVTDAEKKSAEAFFIDKQVSFKAISDYLIRIREK, encoded by the coding sequence ATGCAAGTTATAAGTGGTTTCTCAAAACTAAGTCTTTCAGCGAAAACTGACATTCTTGTTAAGAATATCCCCCTCGATCGTTATCAAACGGAGATACTGAAAGCATTTCAAGAAGACTATAAAGGTTTTGGAAGCATCATTCAGGATCTGAGCGAAAACTACATCTCAAATTATGTACTGCCGTTTGGCATAGCTCCGAACTTCCGAATAAACGATAAACTATATTTTGTCCCAATGGTGACAGAAGAGAGTTCTGTGTTGGCAGCCGCTTCTTTTGCTGCAAAATTCTGGAGCCTGAATGGTGGATTTACGTCAGAGGTTAAGGGAACAAAAAAATCAGGGCAAATATACTTTTCATGGCACGGAGATATAGAAAAGCTGCAAAAACTTTTTAATCAGCTTAAGGAAACCCTGAAAGCTTCTGTGAAACATTTCACAGAGAATATGGAAAAAAGAGGAGGAGGAATTACCGGTATAACTTTAAATAAAAACAAGTATAGGACGGATGATTATCATGTAATTGATGTCGATTTTGAAACAGCAGACTCAATGGGTGCCAACCTTATAAATACGTGCCTTGAGACAATGGGATCGGAACTAATTTCCTTCATAAGACGTAATTTCAGTGAATCAGAAGATAATGCAGAGGTAATAATGGCAATATTGTCGAATTATACCCCTGACTGCCTTGTTGAATGCAAAGCAGAATGCGATATCAGTCAATTATCACAGATATCAGGGCATCTTTCACCTGAGCAATTTGCATTAAAATTCATGAAAGCTGTGCAGATCGCTGATGAAAATGTCTCAAGGGCAGTCACACACAACAAAGGTATCTTCAATGGTATTGATGCCGTTTTACTTGCTACTGCAAATGATTTCAGGGCTGCTGAAGCCTGCGGGCATGCTTATGCTGCAAGAGAAGGAAAATACCGATCACTTTCCAGTATCGAGTTGCATAAAAACAGATTTATATATTCCCTCAGAGTACCCCTGTCGCTGGGTACTGTAGGCGGAGCAACCTCAGTACATCCCATGGCCAGACTGGCTCTTCAGATAATGCATAATCCTTCGGCGGGTGAGTTAATGCAAATTGCAGCCAGTGCCGGACTGGCTAATAATTTTTCAGCAGTTCGTTCACTCATAACCGATGGCATTCAGAAAGGCCATATGAAACTCCATCTCAATAATATTCTTAATCAATTCAATGTAACTGATGCTGAGAAAAAATCAGCAGAAGCTTTCTTTATTGACAAACAAGTTTCATTCAAAGCAATATCTGATTACCTGATAAGAATAAGAGAAAAATAA
- a CDS encoding type B 50S ribosomal protein L31 yields the protein MKTGIHPSNYRFVVFQDMSNGISFLTKSTAPSKENIKWEDGNEYPLLKLEISNTSHPFYTGKMKLVDTAGRVDKFNTRYKDSLGKKK from the coding sequence ATGAAAACTGGTATTCATCCAAGCAATTACAGGTTTGTAGTATTTCAGGATATGTCGAACGGAATCTCATTCCTGACTAAGTCAACTGCACCTTCTAAAGAGAACATTAAATGGGAAGATGGAAACGAGTATCCTCTCCTTAAACTTGAAATTTCAAATACCTCCCACCCATTCTATACAGGTAAAATGAAACTTGTGGATACAGCTGGTAGGGTTGATAAATTCAACACCCGTTACAAAGACAGTCTGGGTAAAAAGAAATAA
- a CDS encoding oligosaccharide flippase family protein yields MKRLKFIDNISGLQLYQLMKPVIFLIISIVFTKSHLTRADIGKWEMFMFIAGLMTFFWVTGIIQSLLPLYHRNKTYRKIGDNGTDKSPEIFNAFLLLCFFSLLFFILGHSLKNNFSVFHISGNVPYINLLLLYILLNSPVQIIEYIYLLNNRAYRIFQYGLYTFTAQLLFIIIPLILEQDIIWSIYGLLLITVARWIWLIILLRRYTEMRISVEFMKEHLYLATPLILTTLISGSAQYTDGVIVSAVYRDPAMFAWFRYGAKEFPLVLMLANGLSNAMLPEFSTRERMKESLAKIRAKSKRLMHILFPAAIMMMIFSRWLYPRMFNSEFHKSADIFLIYSLLIIPRLVFPQTIIVGRKKTHITLIAAILELAINIPLSLLMIKWGYNIVGVALSTLIVYIIGKAFLVGYLWYKMKIRPSEYIPLRLYAIYCALISIVFVLIDHRIIDIR; encoded by the coding sequence TTGAAAAGATTAAAATTTATAGATAACATTTCGGGGCTGCAACTCTATCAGTTGATGAAGCCGGTTATCTTCCTCATTATTAGTATAGTCTTTACAAAAAGCCATCTTACACGGGCTGATATAGGTAAGTGGGAAATGTTCATGTTCATTGCAGGACTGATGACCTTTTTCTGGGTTACAGGAATCATCCAGTCACTTCTTCCGCTCTACCACAGGAATAAAACTTACAGGAAAATTGGCGATAATGGCACTGATAAATCACCTGAGATTTTCAATGCTTTTCTGTTGTTGTGTTTTTTCAGCCTCCTGTTTTTTATCCTGGGGCACTCACTGAAGAATAATTTTTCGGTTTTCCATATATCGGGTAACGTTCCGTATATTAACCTTCTGCTGCTCTATATTCTGCTTAACAGCCCTGTCCAGATAATTGAATATATCTACCTCCTTAATAACAGGGCTTACCGCATATTCCAGTACGGCCTATACACATTTACAGCCCAGCTGTTATTCATAATAATCCCTTTAATACTCGAACAGGATATAATATGGTCGATTTATGGACTGCTGTTAATCACTGTAGCAAGATGGATCTGGCTGATCATCCTTCTCAGAAGGTATACTGAAATGAGAATTTCTGTTGAATTTATGAAGGAGCATCTCTATCTTGCCACCCCTCTGATTCTTACAACTCTGATCAGCGGATCGGCCCAGTATACCGATGGAGTAATTGTCTCAGCCGTGTACCGCGACCCCGCAATGTTTGCATGGTTCCGCTACGGTGCCAAAGAGTTTCCTCTGGTGCTCATGCTTGCAAACGGACTGAGTAATGCTATGCTTCCGGAGTTCTCGACTCGTGAGAGAATGAAAGAGTCGCTTGCCAAAATACGCGCCAAATCGAAGCGCCTGATGCATATACTCTTTCCTGCAGCCATCATGATGATGATCTTTTCGAGATGGCTCTACCCGCGTATGTTCAACTCTGAATTTCATAAGAGCGCCGATATCTTTCTTATCTATTCCCTGCTGATTATACCAAGACTGGTATTTCCGCAGACTATTATTGTCGGCAGGAAGAAAACACACATTACCCTTATAGCTGCAATTCTTGAGCTTGCAATAAATATACCTCTCAGTCTTCTCATGATCAAATGGGGTTATAATATTGTGGGGGTAGCCCTGTCAACACTAATTGTGTATATAATAGGTAAAGCTTTTCTGGTAGGATATCTGTGGTATAAAATGAAAATCAGGCCTTCAGAATATATTCCACTCAGACTTTATGCGATTTATTGTGCTCTGATCTCTATCGTATTTGTCCTTATCGACCACAGGATAATCGACATAAGGTAG